A segment of the Siphonobacter curvatus genome:
TACAATTTCCGAATTCATCAGGTTGCCCAGACGAATAAAACAACCCGCGAGGGCTACAGTAATCACGATTCGATCGGAAATCCAGAAGAAATTGATTTTTTTGGAACGGGCGAATAGGTAGAGTCCCGTGATAATACCCACCATGGCTCCGTGACTGGCCAGACCCGCGTACGGCGGCAACAGCATTTCCTTGAACCATTTCCAGGGATTGGCAAAAAACATGGGATACTCGTAGAAAACGTAATGTCCAACCCGGGCTCCAACCACCGTAGCCAGTACCATGTATAAGGTTAGGGTATCAACCCATTCGTCGGGTAAACCTTCTTTCCGAAAAATGTGCAGAATAATTCGCTGACCGACCAGGAAACCCAGAGCAAACAGTAATCCATACCACCGAACCGAAAATGAACCGATGTGGAAAATCTCTGGGTTTACGTTCCAAACAATATAGTTGAACATGTAAAAGT
Coding sequences within it:
- the lgt gene encoding prolipoprotein diacylglyceryl transferase; the encoded protein is MFNYIVWNVNPEIFHIGSFSVRWYGLLFALGFLVGQRIILHIFRKEGLPDEWVDTLTLYMVLATVVGARVGHYVFYEYPMFFANPWKWFKEMLLPPYAGLASHGAMVGIITGLYLFARSKKINFFWISDRIVITVALAGCFIRLGNLMNSEIVGKVTDVPWAFVFLNNTEFSPDPRHPAQLYEAISCLILCVVLYSIWNRYKTSLPQGILTGLFMVVVFVLRFVYEFYKENQVTFEDQMTYNLGQLLSIPAVLFGLLGIWWAIRRRETRIFTNEASAAQARQEFSKPK